AGTCATCATCAGACTCGGTTGGAAATCCGACCATGACATCCGCCGAGATCACCAGGTCCGGACGTGTCCTGTACATCGCCTCGGCTGCGTGGAACACATCCTCGGGAGTGTATCGTCTTTTCATCCGCTTGAGGATGATCGGCGACATGCTCTGCAACGAAAGATGCAGATGCGGGCATACATTGCCAAACTCATCGAATACCGATATCAGATCAGAACTGACATGCGCCGGGTCAATGGAACTCAGGCGGAATCTGAGGTCCGGGTGCCGGGTGGCCAGTTCCCGTAACAGCGACGAAAGCGAAAGTTCCGCGCCCAAACCGGCAGACAGATCGGTTCCGTAGGCTCCGAGATCAATTCCACAGACAACGACTTCGCGAAATCCCTGACGGACATATCGTTCCACTTGTCGGGTAACTGTCGTCGGCAGGACCGATCGGCTGGCACCCCTTGCCTCATGGATAATGCAGAACGTACAGCCGTTATCGCATCCTTGCTGAACCTGGAGATAGGCGCGCGTCCTGGATTCAAATCCGGCCACTGCTTCGATCGGCATTGAGGCTGCACGATCACTGCTGGTTGCGGGTATCGGCTGCCCTGACTTGAGTGTCCGCGAGATGATCTCAGGAATTCTCAGTTTTTCAGTTCCGGGCACGACAAGATCAACACCTTCAATCTCAGCGCATTTTTCCCGTTGCATCTCAGCATAGCAACCGGTAACCACGATGGTTGCATCCGGATTATTCCTGATCGCCCGCCGGATGACCTGACGTGACTGGCGGTCCGCCTCCCTGGTTACGGTACAGGTGTTGATGACACAAAGATCTGCCGGTCCGTCACCGGCCCGATTCCAATCGTCCGACTGTAACTGATGATAGATATACTCAGATTCGAAAAGATTGACCTTGCAACCCAGCGTCTCAATTGAAACCGAAGGTGAATTGGTTTCGTTGGGGACTGTCATCGGATCAGGCGGGCAAACCGGTCGCTTGGCGGGATGTCGTGGAATTCGTTCAGCGCAGATCCGAACCGCAATCCGCCGAAAAGCCGCAACAGTGATTCAGAAGATCGACAAAACCTCAGTCGACCGTAAAACTCTCGCCGCAACCGCACTGTGCGCTGACGTTGGGATTCTGGAACACAAACGATTCGGCAAGTTCCTGTTTCGTGAAATGTATGGTAGTTCCGTCGATCAGTTCGAAACTGTCGGGATCGACATAAACCTGGATTCCCTGACTGCTGAAAACATGATCATCGGCGTTTGCTTCCGACGTGATATCCACCACATAGGCGAATCCAGAGCATCCTGTCTTTCGAACGCCGAAGCGCAAGGCATTGCCGTCTCCCTTGTCCAGGTAGGTACGGATCCGATCTGCTGCGGTTTGTGTCAGTGTAATCGCCATGCTGTGTCCCAGTAGTGACCTGTGCGGTCACATGTGTGTCGATTTTTAGTTTTCAATGCGTGGAATTGTATATCACCCACTGCCAACTGTTCAAATCACTCGGCATCCACGGGTGCGATTGGAAGTCAAGCACGGGTTTGTTGCATTGCTCAGGGCATTTGACGTTCGGTCAAAAAACCATGACGCAGTGCGGGCACCGGCATCTGTCACCTGCGAGGTGATCACCACCTCGCTTTGAGTTCCAGTCCGAGTGCGTCATCCGGTGCCTCATTGTCACCGAGCGTGCGGGTGGCCTTCACCCCAAGATGCAGCTCAGATGCGCCATACCTGCCTGCCTCGTACCTGAGCGTGAGCAAAGCCCGAGTGCCGAGGCAGGCTTTGGATCATACTGTGCCGAGACTTCCGCATTCCAGCGCTTGAGCCCCTTGTCCTCATGAGAGATGACGGTGCGCCCGGAAAGCCCGAGCGACAGTCCCCGCATGCGGGTCTGCAGGGTGAACGATTATGGTCTCCCGTCTCGCAAGCCAAGACCTGACGGCATTTTCCAACTCAGCCATTTTGCTGATGAGATTTTTCGCCTTGCGAGACTGCAAGAGTTCGTCAGCGTCTGCATACAGAGCTTCTTTTGCGGCAATTGACACCTTGGGGTGATTCCATGACTTTCAGACATTGAACCCGCCCTGCATCCAATCCACTTGGAAACTGATCTTCCGTTTTTGCCAAATTGGTCACAATCATGCGGTTTTCAGTCGGATCTGGTCTTGCCCTGCGCTGCTTTCTTGCCGACGGATTTCAGAAAGCCCCTCAAGATATTGACTTCATCCTCAGTCAGTCCGGGCCTTAGGAATATTCGCCGGATTTTTCGTTTTAGGATGTCGCGCGGGTTGCCGGCTATGAATTCAACATTCTCCATGACCTCAAACAGATGTTCGAAGAATCCCTGCACCTGCTTTCGGGTTGCCATTGTGTCTTCCTTCCGTTTCGGTTCAGGGTTGACGGATCCGGCATCGTCGACGAGATTGTCCAGCTGAATGCACCGCAATTCATACAACAGGATCAGGACCGAGCCGGCGAGATTGATCGAGGGTGCGGTGTCACTGACCGGAATCCGTACCAGCACATCGCACTGATCGATCTGGCTGTTGGAAAGACCGGCTCGTTCGGGACCGAAAACCAAGGCCGCCTGACCGCCGTGTTCACTGACTTCGGCGACCTGTGCCATCGCCGCCCGGGGTGACAGGTTCGGCCAGCCAATGGTCCGCAGCCGGGCACTTGTACCGATGACGAATGAACAGTCCGCGATCGCCTCCGCCAGGGACTCGAACTCCTTGGCGCTGGCGAGTATCCCTTCGTTCTTCGCAGACCGTACTCTCGCCTCCTCCACTCGAAAGTCGACCGGGCGTACCATGCACAGGTCGGACACACCCATGTTTCCCATGGCACGGGCAACCGCTCCGATATTGCCCGGATGGGTTGGCTCTACAAGAACGACTCGAACAGTCACCTTGCTGATCAGCCGTGCGATTCGGTCAGCGCAGGATAAAGGGATTCGGCAACTGTGTCGCGGTCGACAACCATACGCTCTTGACCTGCAGATAGTCGCGAATCGCCGCGACGCCGCTTTCGCGTCCAAGTCCGCTTCTCTTCATGCCGCCAAACGGCATCATATAACTGAATGCGCGATAGGTATTGACCCAGACCGTACCGGCCCTGAGCGCCTTGGTGAATCTCATCGCACGACGGATATCCGTCGTCCAGACACCGGCCGCCAGGCCATAGACGACATCGTTGCCGATCCTGATGGCCTCCTCCTCGTCCTTGAACCTGATCACCGACAGTACCGGTCCAAACACTTCTTCCTGCGCAATCCGCATCTCATTGCTGACACCAGTGAAAATAGTGGGCTCGACGAACTGACCGCCTCCGGAACCCGGCACCTGGCAGGGATTGCCGCCGAACACCAGTTGCGCACCTTCCTGCTTGGCAATTTCGATATAGGAAAGCACCTTGTCGAACTGCTGTTTGGTTGTTATGGGACCCACGTGCGTGCCGGCATCCATGGGATCACCCATCCTGGCGGACTTCGCAAGCTCGAGCAGTCGGTCCAGAAACTCGTCGTGGATGCTATCCTGTACCAACAGCCTGGAACCGGCCACACAGGTCTGCCCGGTTGCCGCGAAGATTCCGGAGACCGCGCCCTTGACGGCCATGTCCAGATCGGCATCCTCAAAAACTATGTTGGGAGACTTGCCACCGAGTTCAAGCGACACGTGCTTGATGTTGCGCGCTGCGTTCTCATAGATTTTCTGACCGGAGAGATCTGATCCTGTGAATGTGATCTTGGCGACGTCCGGATGGTCAACAAGTGCGGCACCGACATCAGCTCCGTAGCCGCTGATGACATTGAACACCCCATCTGGGAATCCCGCCTGTCTGACAAGCTCGGCATATTCCAATGTACTGGCGGAAGTGAACTCTGAGGGTTTGACAACAACTGTATTGCCGGCCGCGAGTGCAGGCGCGCATTTCCAAGCGACAAAAAGGAGCGGGGAATTCCAGGCGGTGATTGCAGCGACCACGCCAAGCGGCTCGTACATCGTGTACGAAAAGGCATCCTTCTTGTCGATCGGCATGATCGAACCCTCAATCTTATCGGCGAGACCGCCGAAGTAGTACCACCACTCGGGATGGTACAGCATCTGTGCCTTCATCTCCGAAAACAGCTTGCCGTTGTCCCTGACTTCAAGTTCCGCCAGCCGATCCGCATTGTCGAGAACCAGGTCGCCCAATTTGCGCATCAGCTTGCCTCGCTGACTTGCACTCATCGCAGACCATTCAGGATTCTCAAATGCCCGCTTGGCAGCCCCGACAGCCCGGTTCACGTCATCGATATTTCCTTTGGGGACTCTCGCCCAGATTTCGCCGGAGTACGGATTCTCACTCTCGATCCATTCGCCACTTGATGAGTCCGTATATTGCCCATCGATAAATAACTGATATGTTTGCATTCGTCCTAACCTATTGTCTGATCGATCACGCCGCAGGCTGCACATGATCTTGTACTGAAATCACGCGTACCAAGGTGCCGTGAATCATATAGAATAACTACTCAGTTTGTGTCCCGGATGCTGATCAATAAACCAGTCTGCCTTGGTGTCCGAAAATCACATCCAATCCACGCCGGACTGAAAGCCTTTCATCTTCGCTGAATCTGACGGCCGGGTCTACAGAGAGTGAAAAATTATATTGTATCTGTCAGACTGACCGACGCACACCTGAGCCCAAAATGCATCCACTGGTAAACATCGCCGTCAAGGCCGCGCGACTCGCCGGCAAGACGATCATGCACAAATCGTATCGCGTCGATCAGCTGCGATACAACGCCAAGGGTGCGCGGGACTATGTCAGCGAAGTGGATCTCAAGGCTCAGCAGCAGATTGTGGAAACCATCCGCGAGGCTTATCCCGGTCATGCAATCATCGCCGAGGAACAGTTTTCCGCTCCCGGCAAGAATTACGAATGGATCATTGATCCGCTTGATGGCACTTTCAACTTTCTCAAGGGTGTGCCGCAGTTCTGTGTCTCAATCGCGATACGAAGTCCGAGACAGGTCGAGCACGCAGTGGTCTACGACCCGGTGCACGAAGAACTGTATACAGCATCAAGGGGGTCGGGCGCACAGCTGAATGATCGCAGAGTTCGCGTCAGCAACACCAGCAATCTGGCAGAAACGCTGATTGGAACAGGATTTCCCTTTCGGGATGATGACAACCTGGATCTTTGGACCGCAATATTCCGGCAACTGGCAAAGAAAACTTCAGGAATTCGCCGACCGGGTTCCGCCGCGCTGGATCTGGCCGCGGTCGCTTGTGGACGATTCGATGGTTTCTGGGAGTCCGGGCTGAATCTTTGGGACATCGCGGCAGGCACGCTCCTGGTGCAGGAGTCCGGGGGCATGGTATCGGACTTTATGGGGAACCAGAATTTTCTCGAAACAGGTATGGTAGTCGCAGGCAACTCCCATATTTTTGACGATCTGATCAAAATTGTTCGACAGGAAACACAACTACAGCAAACTGACGCTTGAAGTCCCATCATCAATCACTCCGATGATGCAGCAGTATCTGCGTATAAAGGCAGATTATCCGGACACGCTCCTGTTTTACCGCATGGGCGACTTCTACGAGCTGTTTTACGAAGATGCAGTGCAGGCTGCCAAACTGCTGGACATCACCCTGACCAGTCGCAACAAGAACTCAGAACACCCGATCAAGATGGCTGGTGTGCCCCACCACAGCGTCGATCAATACATTCAGAAACTGATCAAGCTCTCCGTACCGGTGGCAATCTGTGAGCAGGTCGGCAACCCCGCAGCAACCAAGGGAGTCGTCGAACGAAAGGTTGTCCGGGTGGTTACGCCTGGCACCCTGACTGACGAGAAGTTTCTCGACGCGCGGACTGAAAATCTGATCATGGCGGTTCATGAGGTCGACGGCCGACAGGCCATGGCCGTACTTGAAATTTCAAGCGGACGCTTTTGGGCCAAGGACATTGCGGACAGCGATACTGCTCACAGCGAAGTCAATCAGCTTCGACCGGCGGAAATTCTGGTCGCAGACTCAGGCTCGCTGACAGGACAGTTACCCGAAGACCGTGTTCAGGAAGTTCCCGACTGGTATTTCAGTTACGAACGATCCACCGAACTTCTGAAAGCGCAATACGGCGTGGACAAACTTTCGGCATTTGATTGCGATCAGCATCCTATCGCAACCACAGTGGCGGGTGCATTGCTTCAGTACGCCATTGATGTCTACGGCTCCGACCTGCCCCATATTCAGGCACTAAAGTTCGAGACATCGGATGAGTTTCTGATCCTTGACGACTGCAGCTGGCGCAACCTGGAAGTCGAGAGAACCCTGTCAGGCGAAACCAAGAACAGCCTGATCGACCTTTACGACAGGTGCTGCACTGCCATGGGCGCCCGTATGCTTCGACGCTGGTTTCGCAAGCCGGTGCGCGATCGCCTGGAGGTCCAAAGACGACATGTGATCGTCGAGCACCTGCTTGAACGCAACATCTGCGAGCCGTTGCGGACAGACCTCCGGGGGATCGCCGATGTGGAGCGAATCAGCTCCAGGGTTGCGACCAGGTCTGCCCGACCTGTCGATCTGGTCCGATTGAAAGAGTCATTGCAGTACATTCCGGTACTGGTGGAACTCATCGACGCAAAAGACTGCCCGGAGGCGGTCGCACTGTGTGAGGCGATGGACGCCCTTGATGAGATATCGGAACTGATCGCACGGGCGATTCGCGACGAACCCGCTGCAACCATCCGCGACGGCGGTGTGATCCGGCACGGCTACGATGCCGAACTCGACGAGTTGTTCACACTGCGCGAGGACTCCGGACAGCAATTGGCCGAGATGGAGATACACGAACGCAATCGCAGCGGAATCCGCAATCTGAGAATTCAGTACAACCGGGTGCACGGGTACTACATCGAGGTGCCGCGGCAGGCGAGCGATCAGGTGCCAGAGGACTATATCCGACGGCAGACGCTGAAGAACAACGAAAGGTTTACCCTCCCCCGACTCTCCGAGTTCGAATCAACGATACTCGGCACAAAGGAAAAGTCCCTGGCGCGGGAGAAATTGCTTTATGAGCAGTTGCTGGAACACCTCCAGCCATTTGTTTTCAGAATGCAGGGCACAGCTGATTCACTCGCGCAGCTCGACGTACTGTGCAATTTCGCCTACCTGTCCATGACCGATTCGCTGCACAGGCCCACACTGGTGGAAGAACCGGGCATCTCAATTGATGGCGGCCGACATCCGATGGTGGAGGCAACCCAGAAAAATCCGTTTGTACCCAACGGTACTGAACTGGACCAGCAAAATCGCCTGCTGCTGATCACGGGTCCGAACATGGGAGGGAAAAGTACCTATATGCGGCAGACAGCAGTCATTGTTCTTTTGTCCTATACCGGCTGTTATGTTCCCGCACGATCGGCAACAATCGGTCCGATTGATCGGATATTCACGCGCATCGGCGCATCGGACGACCTCAGCGCAGGCAACTCAACGTTCATGGTCGAGATGACCGAAATGGCAACAATACTGCATCGGGCGACCCAGCAAAGCCTCGTGATTGTTGACGAGATCGGTCGCGGCACCAGCACCTTCGATGGATTGGCTCTGGCTTGGGCATGTGCGGACAACCTGCTGACAGATGTGCGGGCGTTGTGCATGTTTTCTACGCACTACTTTGAAATCACCGCACTGGCAGAAAGTTCTCCCGGGGCAAGTAACGTTCACCTTACTGCGGTGCAACACGACGGTAAGATTGTGTTTTTGTATGAAGTCAGACAGGGTGCTGCCAAGCAGAGTTATGGAATCCAGGTCGCGAGACTCGCAGGGGTGCCCAGCAAGGTGGTTTCCATGGCCAGCGAAAGACTTCAGCAACTGACCGAGTCCTCCGGCGATCGGGAACAAAAGTCCGCCACACCGTCACAGATGTCCCTGTTCGATTCCATGGCCCGTGATCTTCCACCGGTGCTGGAGAAGCTGCAACAGATCGATCCGGACGACCTGAGCCCGAAAGAAGCATTGGAAACTCTCTACCTGCTGAAACGGCTCGAGAAGAACTGACAGGCTGGACGCCTGTTGCTGGCCATGACTGTTGAGATTGACGGATATATTTCCCAATAAAGAACCAAGGCGGAAAATATTCAGATATTGAGTCTTGGAATTTGTGATAATTTGGCGCAATTCCTGCGATAAGACCAACAATATCCCTGATCAACCCGAGTCATGACATACATCGTTACTGAATCCTGCATAAAGTGCAAATACACTGACTGTGTGGAAGTGTGTCCGGTGGACTGCTTTCATGAGGGGCCGAACATGCTTGTGATCGACCCGGAAGAGTGCATTGATTGCAGTCTTTGCGAGCCAGAGTGTCCGGTCACTGCGATCTATGCGGAAGACGATGTGCCTGATGACCAGATGGACTTTCTGGAACTGAACGCTGAACTCAGCCTGATCTGGCCCGTCATCTCAAGTATCATCGAGGCACCACCGGATGCGGCTGAGTGGGAAGATGTCAAGGAAAAACGTCAATATCTGGAACGCTGAAAGATCAATTCCTCCTGGCTGAAACACCGGGAAGTCGAACGATGAGTGAGATCACCCAAAAAATCGCGGCAACCCTCTGGGCGCTTGGAACTGCGGGGGAAACGATTCCGTCCTTGCCGCAAGACTCAAGACCCCAATCTGAGGAACAGGGTCGCGAAGCCCAGCTTTTCTATCCCGGATTGGCCAACGACACCATCGGCGGATGGAAAATCGCCGCGACCAGTGCCGGTGGGCAGAAGCACATCGGAGTGAGCGGTCCGCTGGAAGGACCATATCTGTCCTCACACATCTATGGGCCGGAAGCGGTCGTGTCGATGACGGGCAACCACATGGCTGTCGCCGAAACGGAGTTTGCCTTCAAGTTCGCCCATGATCTGCCAAGCCGAAGTGAGCCGTACGACGTCGGGGAAGTTCTCGATGCGGTTGCAAGCCTTCATCCCAGCGTTGAGTTTCCGGATTCCAGGATCGGCGATTTCGCCAACGCAGGTGCTGCGGCATTGCTGGCTGACTGTGCCTGCTCTCGAGACTGGGTAATCGGACCTGCCACCGCGGTGGACTGGCGCGGAATGAATCTCGCACAGTCGCCGGCAAAGCTGATCATCGACGGTGAGGTCGCGGCAGAGGGTACCGGCGCCGATGCGCTCGGCGACCCACTTGCTGCGTTACAGTGGGTGGTGAACAGACTTTCCTCAAGAGGTATTGCGATCATGGCAGGGCAGGCGATCACGACCGGTGTATGCGGGCTGCCGAAGCCGATACGCGCGGGCAATCGAGTCACCGCGGATCTTGGCGTTTTCGGTACGGTATCAGCGCAGCTTGTCGACTGATCCGACGCCTGCGCAATGTGCGATGGATTCGTATTGCGCCCCCTGACTGTCCAAAACCGAACGAACCAGATCGACACGACTTACCGACCAACGCATTGGCTTGATTGGCTGATACAGTTTCCTGCGCACCTTGCGGGCCAAGGTAATATGCGGCACGAAGTTTCTCGATTTTCGACTGCCATCAGGCAGCCCTCCCCGTATTTTCGCAACCAGATCATCAAGCTGCTGACAGGGGTTTTCGGATCCTACCCACGCCACTTCGTTGCGCGGCCAAGATCCGACACAGTCAAATTCGATTGCAAAGGGAGGGAATCGAAGATCGCGTACAAACTGCCTTGCCGGTTCCACCTCTGCGGGCGGAACTTCGCCCAGAAACTGCAGTGTGATATGGAGATTGCGGGCTGGTACGAGTCGACCCAGTGTGGACAGTCCGAATTCGGTCTGAATGTCGACGAGCTGCTCGCGCACTTCATGATCCGGCCACAATGCGACGAAGAGTCGTTGCATCTCGGACTTATTCATGTGATTCGAGAAACCGGATCAACCCCTGCAATGCCTGCTCGACCGAAGACTCGCGGACCGCGCGACGATTGCCCTGAAGTCTGTGACGGACTGCGTTCGAATGACCATCGCGGCTTGCCCAGGCGATCCAGACCGTACCCACCGGCTTTTCAGCGCTTCCGCCGTCGGGGCCCGCAATACCAGTGACCGAGACAGCAACATCGGCACGGCTGGAGCGGATGCCGCCGATCGCCATCTGTTGTGCGACTTCACCACTCACGGCACCATGTTGCGCCAGTGTTTGTGCCTGCACCCCCACCAGTTCCTGCTTTGCGTCGTTGCTGTAGGTGACAAATCCACGTTCGAACCAGGTTGAGCTGCCTGCAATATCTGTCATTGCCTGTGCAATCCAGCCACCGGTACACGATTCGACGGTCGCAACTTTGAGTTTTCTGTCTCGCAGAGCTGCGCCGGCTTCAGCGGCCAAGCGGTGAATTTCTCTGCTCATGGCTGATCATCGAGTTATGGCTGTGGAAAGTATCCGGCATTGTCCTTGAATGCAATCCTGTCGGTGATCAGCTCACCTTCCGCCAATGTCGACTCGGAAGGTACGTCAAGCTTCTCTCCGTACGCCATCACAATCAGTCGGCGTTCGATTTGATCAATCAGAGTTTCCCGGACGAACTGTTCGAATTCCTGTCGCTTCAGGTTCTCAAGCGCCGCGACCAGTTCCTGATCATGGTTGAAATCAAAATCCTTTCGATCCAACGCATGCCAGTAACGGAGTGAACGTTCACTCAGTGTGGTGTCCTTGGCCTCAACCCGGCGGATCACGCCGGTTCGATAGGCTTCAAACTCCTCTTGCGAAAGATCCGTAACGCGCGAATCAAACTGGGCGAGAAACGATGAGATCGCCGCCTCCATCTGTTGCGGAGTGTTATCCGGTGACTGAATGGTGAAAATCAGCCCGGGCACCTCTCCAACTGGAACGACATCCGAAAACACCACATAGCCCAACTGCTGAATGGTGCGCAGCTGCGAAAAGAACGGCGTCTGAATCACGCTGCCAAGCAGCATGAAGTTGGCAACTTCGTGCACCGACCGATCCGAACCCTGCAGATAGACGATAATCGCCGAGTCGCTGTTCTCAATCTGGAACTGGTGGATATAGGGCCCGCCATCCGACGGCATTTTCAGAATTCGGCTTTTATCGACTTTGGTGACCTGTGCCCCGTCCAGTACTTCGGAAGTTATGATCCGACCCATCTGCTCAGCGGTTTCGCTGAGCACATTGCCATGTGACAGGGCGACCAAGTCAATCCTGTCCAAAACACTGTTCGAGAACGTTTGAAGATCGTCCAATGTCACCCGGTTCAGTACCGCAAGTTCCTGCTCATCGGTCCAACTCGGTTCAACAATGTATGAGTAGAATTCCGAGATGGCCCGCCGGTAGGCGCTGTCGCGTCGTGAGTTCTCTATGTCCCGGATCATGGTCGTTCGATGATTCTCGAACACTTCCGGATCGAATTCCGGATTCCTAACCACACGTACGATTTCCGCCAGCAGATCTGATTGCTTGTCATCGTAACCGGAAATTCGAATGCTGAATCCGCGCTGGTGCGTATACAGACTGTAATCAAGGCCAGCAATCGCCGCCGCGTACGTGAACTCAGTCAGCTGTTCATTGATCGCACTGACGAAAAGTGACATTAGAATGGAATCCTCCACGCTTCGCTTGGTCAGAGGTGTACGGAAGGTGACAAAGAAACTGGCACGCGGTACATCAAACGACGTGTCTGTCTGATGCCAAAGCTCGAAACCGGACTGCTCCAGAATTTTCTCTGGCATCTCCTGATTTTCAGCGATCTTCAAGTCGAGATTCTCGGGCAGGAATCTGTTGCGGGTCGGCAGCCAGTCAGCAGAATCCGCAATGTCACCATTCCATGACTCGACGAGTTCGCGCTGCAAGCCTGCAAACGAGAATTCGGTCCCGACATAGGGTGTCGCCTGGTCGGTGTGTGCGTCGTCGGACGACAGCACGACCAGAACATTCTGTGGTGTCATGCGGTCCAGGACATCGACAATCAGATCCGGGGCGAATCGCTCCACCAGATAGAACGCCGGAAGAATTTCATTAGGGGGGTACTTGTGCAACCTGCTTGCCAGACTGGTCACGAAGTCCCGCGGGCTGTCGACCTCACTGAAACGAAAACTGATTTCGTTGCTGGTCTGGATCTCCCGAAACCGCCATTCATTGATACCGCGCAACCTGACTTCCCGAACGTATTGAAAGACATATGCGCCGACTTTCTCCCAATTCTTGTAGCCGTCGGGTGTCAGTGATATTCGTACGGAAATGGCATGAGTGGTCAAGCCGATATCGGATGCGCTTGCAAACAGGCCGTCTGCCCAACCCTGATCTTTGAGTTGCGAGAGCAGACTCCCCGCGCTCTCATGTCCCAGGAGATGCGCAATATACGATTCGGGGCTTTCGCGCCAGTGTGGTTCGAGCGAGGGAACCGGAAACATAAAGTCGAGGGAGGGGTTGTTCTTCAGCGTCTTGATCTGGAGCAAGGCCGGCAGGACATCCGGCTCGAAAAGCGGTTGGGAAGCATGCAATGCCTCGGCATCGGTGTCCCTGACGTCGGAAAACATGCTCACTACCAGGTCTTCCAGCTCATCAAGCGGCTCGCGGCCTAAAACCACGAGGTTCATCAGATTGGCACTGTAGCGACGGTTATAGAAATCAATCAGTTCGGGGCCCAGATCGCCCTGCAGAGTCTCCGCCGTGCCGGTAAAGAATCCCCAAGAGGGATGCTCTGGATTGAAATTCGCCGTCAGCGCCGCCCAGCGTCTCACTGAGTCGCGCTGGGTACGCATCTCAAACTCCGCGTCAACAACGGCCCGCTCTCTTCCCAACTGTTCTTCCGGAAACAGGGGCGAGATGAAAAACTGGGCGAATCGATCCAGTGCCGGTGCGAAGAATTCAGGTTTGATACTGAAGTTGTAGTTGGTGATATCTATCGCGGTGTATGCATTGGTCATGCCGCCATGCTGTTCGATAAATTTTCGATAGCCATCGAGTTCGGGATATTTCTCGGTTCCCAGAAACAGCATGTGCTCAAGATAGTGAGCCATGCCCTCGCGACCTTCAGGGTCGTCCTGACCACCTACCTGGACGGCAAGTGCGGCAGCGGATTCATCTGTTTCGGAGTCGGAGATCAGCAATACCTGCAGTCGATTGTCAAGTTCAATTGGCCGGTATTCCCTGTGATCATTCGGGCTTTTCCTGAACTCGGCGTGAACCGCGAGCGGGAAAACAGCGATAAAGAGAACAAGACGAAGAAAGACAGGTGAAAGTTTCATAGATTCCAGTTTCCGGTTCGTTCCTGATGTGAAGGCGTAACTCCGAGAATGTCAGCAAAGTGAACTTGTCAAACGTCGTTGAGACAAGATCACCGAGGTGATCGGTTGTTCATCAAAAGAATACACCACTGTCCCGTTGATATTCAAAACGAGGGGTGCAACCAATCGATAATGTCAGTATAAAACGCAATCGTCACAACCCGTCAATCACCCCGCCACAGCCCACTGTCAATTCGGTATTTGCAAACAAGGTATCAGAGTCTTCTCAAAGGTCATGAATCACCTCCCCTGGTCACGAATCAACCGATGCGTACAACGCGATCAGGGCAATCGCAAGGTTCGATTATTTCTGAGTTCACAACAACAGTGCTGAATAGCGATCTCA
The window above is part of the Acidiferrobacterales bacterium genome. Proteins encoded here:
- the mutS gene encoding DNA mismatch repair protein MutS, whose translation is MFDRKHNYSKLTLEVPSSITPMMQQYLRIKADYPDTLLFYRMGDFYELFYEDAVQAAKLLDITLTSRNKNSEHPIKMAGVPHHSVDQYIQKLIKLSVPVAICEQVGNPAATKGVVERKVVRVVTPGTLTDEKFLDARTENLIMAVHEVDGRQAMAVLEISSGRFWAKDIADSDTAHSEVNQLRPAEILVADSGSLTGQLPEDRVQEVPDWYFSYERSTELLKAQYGVDKLSAFDCDQHPIATTVAGALLQYAIDVYGSDLPHIQALKFETSDEFLILDDCSWRNLEVERTLSGETKNSLIDLYDRCCTAMGARMLRRWFRKPVRDRLEVQRRHVIVEHLLERNICEPLRTDLRGIADVERISSRVATRSARPVDLVRLKESLQYIPVLVELIDAKDCPEAVALCEAMDALDEISELIARAIRDEPAATIRDGGVIRHGYDAELDELFTLREDSGQQLAEMEIHERNRSGIRNLRIQYNRVHGYYIEVPRQASDQVPEDYIRRQTLKNNERFTLPRLSEFESTILGTKEKSLAREKLLYEQLLEHLQPFVFRMQGTADSLAQLDVLCNFAYLSMTDSLHRPTLVEEPGISIDGGRHPMVEATQKNPFVPNGTELDQQNRLLLITGPNMGGKSTYMRQTAVIVLLSYTGCYVPARSATIGPIDRIFTRIGASDDLSAGNSTFMVEMTEMATILHRATQQSLVIVDEIGRGTSTFDGLALAWACADNLLTDVRALCMFSTHYFEITALAESSPGASNVHLTAVQHDGKIVFLYEVRQGAAKQSYGIQVARLAGVPSKVVSMASERLQQLTESSGDREQKSATPSQMSLFDSMARDLPPVLEKLQQIDPDDLSPKEALETLYLLKRLEKN
- a CDS encoding ferredoxin family protein, with protein sequence MTYIVTESCIKCKYTDCVEVCPVDCFHEGPNMLVIDPEECIDCSLCEPECPVTAIYAEDDVPDDQMDFLELNAELSLIWPVISSIIEAPPDAAEWEDVKEKRQYLER
- the thpR gene encoding RNA 2',3'-cyclic phosphodiesterase, with protein sequence MQRLFVALWPDHEVREQLVDIQTEFGLSTLGRLVPARNLHITLQFLGEVPPAEVEPARQFVRDLRFPPFAIEFDCVGSWPRNEVAWVGSENPCQQLDDLVAKIRGGLPDGSRKSRNFVPHITLARKVRRKLYQPIKPMRWSVSRVDLVRSVLDSQGAQYESIAHCAGVGSVDKLR
- the pncC gene encoding nicotinamide-nucleotide amidase, whose product is MSREIHRLAAEAGAALRDRKLKVATVESCTGGWIAQAMTDIAGSSTWFERGFVTYSNDAKQELVGVQAQTLAQHGAVSGEVAQQMAIGGIRSSRADVAVSVTGIAGPDGGSAEKPVGTVWIAWASRDGHSNAVRHRLQGNRRAVRESSVEQALQGLIRFLESHE